A single genomic interval of Centropristis striata isolate RG_2023a ecotype Rhode Island chromosome 8, C.striata_1.0, whole genome shotgun sequence harbors:
- the cmc1 gene encoding COX assembly mitochondrial protein homolog, producing MAMEATCTEEVQLRHVETDVLIPKMMREKAKERCAEKVEAFNHCCKDSGFFMVFKCREENAALKECLTIHYKDPAFFEQCKQEYIQEKLEFERTGIPSKNRKQKLPTSM from the exons ATGGCAATGGAAGCAACTTGCACAG AGGAGGTCCAACTGAGGCATGTGGAGACAGATGTCCTCATCCCCAAAATGATGAGGGAGAAAGCCAAGGAGCGATGTGCTGAGAAAGTTGAAG CCTTCAACCACTGCTGCAAAGACTCTGGTTTCTTCATGGTGTTTAAGTGTCGAGAGGAGAATGCAGCACTGAAGGAATGTCTGACGATACA CTACAAGGACCCTGCATTCTTTGAGCAGTGTAAGCAGGAGTACATCCAAGAGAAACTGGAGTTTGAGAGGACGGGGATCCCATCAAAGAACAGGAAACAAAAACTCCCGACCAGCATGTAA